One region of Phragmites australis chromosome 18, lpPhrAust1.1, whole genome shotgun sequence genomic DNA includes:
- the LOC133899367 gene encoding ethylene-responsive transcription factor ERF109-like, which yields MTNRIFSMGGNQEYKIRYNGHLDAPSPSSASADPPEPPPQVAAPFAGKLIDSEQEHTVIVAALLHVISGYTTPPPEIFPAARGEVCRVCGMEQCLGCEFFAGEAAAVVALGGAEKVAAAADAAAGGQRRRRKKKNKYRGVRQRPWGKWAAEIRDPRRAVRKWLGTFDTAEEAAKAYDSAAIEFRGPRAKLNFPFPEQPTAHDDGNDDASAAGKSSDTWSPSLCSAEAKELGGEETGEQLWEGLQDLMKLDEAELWFPPTSSAWN from the coding sequence ATGACCAATCGCATCTTCTCCATGGGAGGGAACCAGGAGTACAAGATCCGATACAACGGCCACCTCGACGCTCCTTCGCCGAGCTCCGCCAGCGCCGATCCGCCGGAGCCTCCACCACAGGTGGCTGCGCCGTTCGCAGGGAAGCTGATCGACTCCGAGCAGGAGCACACCGTCATTGTCGCCGCCCTGCTGCACGTCATCTCCGGGTATACCACGCCGCCGCCTGAGATCTTCCCGGCGGCGCGCGGGGAGGTGTGCCGGGTGTGCGGGATGGAGCAGTGCCTCGGCTGCGAGTTCTTCGCGGGGGAGGCCGCCGCGGTGGTCGCATTGGGCGGCGCGGAGAaggtggccgccgccgccgacgcggcggcgggagggcagaggaggcggaggaagaagaagaacaagtaccgcgGCGTGCGGCAGCGGCCGTGGGGCAAGTGGGCTGCGGAGATCCGCGACCCGCGCCGCGCGGTGCGCAAGTGGCTCGGGACGTTCGACACCGCCGAGGAGGCGGCCAAGGCTTACGACAGCGCCGCCATTGAGTTCCGCGGCCCGCGCGCCAAGCTCAACTTCCCGTTCCCCGAGCAACCGACCGCCCACGACGATGGCAATGACGACGCAAGTGCCGCGGGGAAGTCGTCAGATACATGGTCGCCGTCGTTGTGCAGTGCGGAAGCCAAGGAGCTCGGTGGAGAGGAAACAGGGGAGCAGCTCTGGGAAGGCTTGCAAGACCTGATGAAGCTGGACGAAGCCGAGCTCTGGTTCCCGCCAACTTCTAGCGCCTGGAATTGA